tggcAGGTACATATGGAGTGGTGTATAAAGGTCGTCACAAGTCCACAAGTCAGGTGGTGGCCCTGAAGAAGATCCGCTTGGAGAGCGAGGAGGAGGGTGTCCCGAGCACGGCAGTCCGAGAAATATCACTGCTCAAAGAGCTTCAGCACCCCAACGTTGTACGGTGTGTACATCTCTATATCTACCCCCTTCTCAATTATGTTGGCTTGTTCCTCACAAGCTTAAATGcctttatttaattataaatatcaCTGTACATTCCTCCCTTCCAAAGCAGCACACCTGTAATCTGCTTaagggtgctttcacacctacctcATTTGCTCCGGACCTGCAGACTCTTCAGCCTAGTTCGAATAAAATTTGTAGGAAGTTGAGAATAGATGAAATGTACTCTACTTTTTGGAATCCACCACATTCAAGACGCCATGAATTCTCGTGCAGAACTGCAGTTAGCTCTGCTGTAAAGATAACCCCTGTCTCGGCTGTGTGATGTACTCTAGAGAGGGGtatctggttagtggtgttaaattTGATTGCATATTTGCACTGAATATCTGCTGAAAGCAATAAATAGATGATCAATACTTCCTTCTGTAGCATTACAGTGGGGACATTTAGGACATTGTGGGTTTTACTGTTTCAGTTGGACAGTTCAGGTTTTGTTATTGCCCCCTTACTTTGTCGCTTGCTGATTGGGTGAGGTGTAATCATTGTGATTGTACAGTTACTTCAGGGTTAATAAAGTATTTGTTTCTAGTAAATGATTTTTTTGGATTCTGGTACTGTAGTACTGCAGTCATTGTGAGATCACAACTCTAATTCTTGATGATGGCCTAGTAAATCTGATTCCGTCTTTGTGTATTTTCCCCTTTCTAGGCTGCTGGATGTGCTGATGCAGGAGTCAAAGCTCTACCTGGTGTTTGAGTTTCTATCGATGGATCTGAAGAAGTACCTGGACTCCATTCCCTCAGGACAGTACATGGACCCCATGCTTGTGAAGGTGAGCCACAGCTATGCTTGTTCACAACTTCTGTGCTATTGGGTTAAATTGCCCCACGTTAACTTAACACTGCCTGAAGTTTAAtgtgtaataaaaatgtacacactttcaaaatataaagtaattacCACAAAATGAGTTGTTCTGGCCTAGTGTGCATTATTGTAATGCTTGGTGTTTGTGAATTTCAATTTAACCAGCTATGTTATCTGATGTCACTTCTAATCAGTGCTGCTTATTTGGTTGTCacgtttatttttaattatttagtttgAAAATAGCAACATTGAAACACTTGACAAAAAATGGTTTGGGCAAAGCTGCTCACTGGCTGCAGTGGAACTACAGTATTGTTTGTTGGCCAGCAGGTGGAAGTATAGCTGTGTAAGAAATGCTTTTGAAGCACCTATTCTGAAGCATGTCCTCTAATGAACAGCTTCAGAAATCTTATTCCACCTGTCCCCATTGGCTGGGGGGGCCTGAAACTGTGAGGTAACCATCTGTTTACCTGTATAGTGCAGCTCTGAAGTATGTGTACCTTATTAACCCGCAGCTGTATGTGTGGTATCCTCTGTGTAGAGTTACCTGTATCAGATCCTGGAGGGGATTCTGTTCTGTCACTGTCGTCGTGTTCTGCATCGTGACCTGAAGCCGCAGAATCTGCTGATTGATAATAAAGGTGTGATCAAGCTGGCGGATTTTGGCCTCGCCCGTGCTTTTGGCGTGCCTGTCAGAGTCTACACACATGaggtaaaacacacactgtcTTCC
The Salminus brasiliensis chromosome 10, fSalBra1.hap2, whole genome shotgun sequence genome window above contains:
- the cdk1 gene encoding cyclin-dependent kinase 1 isoform X2, coding for MEDYVKIEKIGEGTYGVVYKGRHKSTSQVVALKKIRLESEEEGVPSTAVREISLLKELQHPNVVRLLDVLMQESKLYLVFEFLSMDLKKYLDSIPSGQYMDPMLVKSYLYQILEGILFCHCRRVLHRDLKPQNLLIDNKGVIKLADFGLARAFGVPVRVYTHEVVTLWYRAPEVLLGASRYSTPVDVWSIGTIFAELATKKPLFHGDSEIDQLFRIFRILGTPNNEVWPDVESLPDYKNTFPKWKSGSLGSMVKNLDKNGIDLLGAMTHPYFDDLDKTTLPANNLKS